A single genomic interval of Solimonas sp. K1W22B-7 harbors:
- a CDS encoding septum formation initiator family protein, translating to MSNRVAIAVLALMLTGLQWRLWVADGGVAHTHRLKAQVQAQQEENAKLMARNAARDAEVRDLGSGTAAIEARARTTLGMIKANETFYLVVAQ from the coding sequence ATGAGCAACCGCGTCGCCATTGCAGTTCTCGCCCTGATGTTGACGGGGCTGCAGTGGCGGCTGTGGGTTGCCGACGGGGGGGTAGCCCATACCCACCGGCTCAAGGCGCAGGTCCAGGCCCAGCAGGAAGAGAACGCCAAGCTGATGGCCCGCAACGCCGCCCGCGATGCCGAAGTGCGCGACCTGGGCAGCGGCACCGCCGCCATCGAGGCCCGCGCCCGCACCACCCTGGGCATGATCAAGGCGAACGAGACCTTCTATCTCGTGGTGGCGCAGTAG
- the ispD gene encoding 2-C-methyl-D-erythritol 4-phosphate cytidylyltransferase yields the protein MLPAAGGGTRMGLARPKQYLPLRGRSLIEWSLAPFLESEWIDGVVVVLARNDAEFSRLPIARHPKIVTTIGGAARAESVLAGLEAVAQRTSAFGEVYALVHDAARPCVAWNDIEKLCDEAADEHGGLLALPVSDTLKKARKGKVAGTVDREFVWRAQTPQLFRVDLLVQALRECDERGLAVTDEAGAMERAGYKPRLVRGSESNIKVTYPEDLRLAEFWLAQQESSP from the coding sequence GTGCTCCCCGCCGCCGGCGGTGGCACGCGCATGGGCCTGGCCCGTCCCAAGCAGTACCTTCCCCTGCGCGGCCGCTCGCTGATCGAGTGGAGCCTGGCGCCGTTCCTGGAATCCGAATGGATCGACGGGGTGGTGGTGGTCCTGGCCCGCAACGACGCCGAGTTTTCCCGCCTGCCGATCGCACGGCACCCCAAGATCGTCACCACCATCGGCGGGGCCGCCCGCGCGGAATCGGTCCTGGCCGGCCTCGAGGCCGTGGCCCAGCGCACCAGTGCCTTCGGCGAGGTCTATGCCCTGGTGCATGACGCCGCGCGGCCCTGCGTCGCCTGGAACGACATCGAAAAGCTCTGCGACGAGGCGGCCGACGAGCATGGCGGCCTGCTGGCCCTGCCGGTCAGCGACACCCTGAAGAAAGCCAGGAAGGGCAAGGTCGCCGGCACGGTGGACCGCGAGTTCGTCTGGCGCGCGCAGACGCCGCAACTGTTCCGCGTGGACCTGCTGGTGCAGGCCCTGCGGGAGTGCGACGAGCGCGGTCTGGCGGTCACCGACGAGGCCGGCGCCATGGAACGGGCCGGCTACAAGCCGCGCCTGGTGCGCGGCAGCGAGAGCAACATCAAGGTGACCTATCCCGAAGACCTGCGCCTGGCTGAGTTCTGGCTGGCGCAACAGGAGAGCAGTCCTTGA
- the ispF gene encoding 2-C-methyl-D-erythritol 2,4-cyclodiphosphate synthase translates to MNFRIGHGFDAHRIEAGEGVHLGGVFIPCAWRIIAHSDGDAMIHALCDALLGAIGGGDIGKLFPDTDAQFQGIDSRRLLAEVMRRVREAGYGVVNADLTLIAQVPRVSPHTQAMREVLAADLGVDLACVNVKATTNEGMGHIGRKEGIAAHAVVLLSAGG, encoded by the coding sequence TTGAATTTCCGTATCGGCCACGGTTTCGACGCCCATCGCATCGAGGCGGGCGAGGGTGTCCACCTCGGCGGCGTCTTCATCCCCTGCGCCTGGCGCATCATCGCCCACTCCGACGGTGACGCCATGATCCACGCCCTCTGCGACGCCCTGCTGGGCGCCATCGGCGGCGGCGACATCGGCAAGCTGTTTCCCGACACCGATGCGCAGTTCCAGGGCATCGACAGCCGCCGCCTGCTGGCCGAGGTCATGCGCCGCGTGCGCGAGGCCGGCTACGGCGTGGTCAACGCCGACCTGACGCTGATCGCCCAGGTGCCGCGGGTCTCACCGCATACCCAGGCGATGCGCGAGGTGCTGGCCGCGGACCTCGGCGTGGACCTGGCCTGCGTCAACGTCAAGGCCACCACCAACGAGGGCATGGGGCACATCGGCCGGAAGGAAGGCATCGCCGCGCACGCCGTGGTGCTGCTGTCGGCCGGCGGCTAG
- a CDS encoding J domain-containing protein: MDIWQELGCEPTRDPREIKRAYAALLRQVRPEDDPERFQRLRSAYELAIEWTRDEEPPLPPLQAPRLPQVEPDTGVPPGLAKELCEGLLAQPRERRVGWLGQQLHREDRVALEFQGDLQREMLGLLLKEFDRYHGLAATCETYFNWSEPWRDLGDAEAWLTELRSRVWARAWREKLAAKRERESRRQSRALDLLGAPVDERRFRRFAWWENNREAMSQLLHTLESLKSQVLRFETRPEAVSWWMRYLLERPLSVESLIKLIGLCLGLAPLFTLAIQQWARESAGPRILHHPLPAAVLALLLAALPLLVAQGSAIWRRQSLRPGSLATRLQSWQQEPGPRNLWSIAMVSLSTLTVGAGFSPWLGLFAVPAFLLLSPRMPRDPLAWMSLVFLVMGMMGLKSQLQ; this comes from the coding sequence ATGGATATCTGGCAGGAACTCGGCTGCGAGCCGACCCGCGATCCCCGCGAGATCAAGCGCGCCTACGCGGCACTGCTGCGCCAGGTGCGCCCGGAGGACGATCCGGAACGCTTCCAGCGGCTGCGCAGCGCCTACGAACTGGCGATCGAATGGACCCGGGACGAGGAGCCGCCGCTCCCGCCGCTGCAAGCCCCCCGCTTACCGCAGGTCGAGCCGGATACGGGCGTGCCGCCGGGTTTGGCAAAGGAGCTCTGTGAGGGCCTGCTGGCCCAGCCGCGCGAGCGACGCGTCGGCTGGCTTGGCCAGCAACTGCACCGCGAGGACCGTGTCGCGCTGGAGTTCCAGGGAGATCTGCAGCGGGAGATGCTGGGCCTGCTGCTCAAGGAGTTCGATCGCTACCACGGCCTTGCCGCGACCTGCGAGACCTACTTCAACTGGTCCGAGCCCTGGCGCGACCTGGGCGATGCCGAGGCATGGCTGACGGAGCTGAGGTCGCGCGTCTGGGCTCGTGCATGGCGCGAGAAGCTCGCGGCGAAACGGGAGCGCGAGTCGCGGCGGCAGAGCCGGGCGCTGGATCTGCTCGGCGCTCCGGTCGACGAGAGGCGGTTCCGCAGGTTCGCGTGGTGGGAGAACAACCGCGAGGCGATGAGCCAGCTGCTCCATACCCTGGAGTCCCTCAAGTCCCAGGTCCTGCGCTTCGAGACGCGCCCCGAAGCGGTGAGCTGGTGGATGCGCTACCTGCTGGAGCGCCCGCTGAGCGTCGAGTCCCTCATCAAGCTGATCGGACTGTGCCTGGGCCTTGCGCCGCTGTTCACGCTCGCAATCCAGCAATGGGCCCGCGAGTCGGCGGGTCCCAGGATTCTGCATCACCCCTTGCCGGCCGCTGTGCTGGCCCTGCTGCTGGCTGCGCTGCCGCTGCTGGTCGCACAGGGCAGCGCGATATGGCGACGCCAGTCGCTGCGGCCCGGAAGCCTGGCGACCAGGCTGCAGTCCTGGCAACAGGAGCCGGGGCCGCGAAACCTGTGGTCGATTGCCATGGTGTCGCTCTCCACGCTGACCGTGGGCGCAGGGTTCAGCCCCTGGCTGGGGCTCTTCGCCGTTCCGGCTTTCCTGCTGCTGAGTCCGCGCATGCCGCGGGACCCCCTGGCCTGGATGTCGCTGGTTTTCCTGGTGATGGGGATGATGGGCCTGAAGTCGCAACTGCAGTAG
- a CDS encoding methyltransferase domain-containing protein, protein MQPDPHAQEGVWTRHSGQWQRIGSPLKPLPEDARRALSLVQPALAEAGLPSKVLVLGVTQELVQLPWPAGGRLLAVDHSGPMIASLWRPSTAVSSEVLRARWQELPLPDASVTAIVGDGSLNALPSLAGIPAVLSEARRVLRPAGLMALRCFIRPDRQESLEAVRDAALQGQVGSFHALKWRVAMALPADAGFSVAVTDILASFEQLFPDRDELARRAGWPRESTDTIEAYRGTDTRYCFPTLAALAEVAAPHFSIVEQRCGEYELAERCPTLCFRPLPESA, encoded by the coding sequence TTGCAGCCTGATCCGCACGCACAGGAAGGAGTCTGGACCCGCCATTCGGGCCAGTGGCAGCGCATCGGTTCGCCGCTGAAGCCACTGCCCGAGGATGCACGGCGCGCCCTGTCGCTGGTGCAGCCGGCGCTGGCGGAGGCGGGCTTGCCATCGAAGGTGCTGGTGCTGGGCGTTACCCAGGAACTGGTGCAGCTGCCCTGGCCGGCCGGGGGCCGCCTGCTGGCGGTGGATCACAGCGGCCCGATGATCGCCTCGCTGTGGCGCCCCAGTACGGCAGTGTCTTCGGAAGTCCTGCGGGCGCGCTGGCAGGAGCTGCCGCTGCCAGATGCTTCGGTCACCGCGATCGTCGGCGACGGCTCCCTCAACGCCCTGCCGTCCCTGGCCGGGATACCGGCGGTGCTGTCCGAGGCGCGGCGCGTGCTGCGTCCGGCGGGCCTGATGGCGCTGCGCTGCTTCATCCGGCCCGACCGGCAGGAGAGCCTGGAGGCGGTGCGCGACGCGGCCCTGCAGGGGCAGGTGGGCAGCTTCCACGCGCTGAAATGGCGGGTGGCGATGGCCTTGCCCGCCGATGCCGGTTTCAGCGTTGCGGTGACCGATATCCTCGCAAGCTTCGAGCAACTGTTTCCGGATCGCGACGAGCTGGCGCGCCGCGCGGGCTGGCCGCGCGAGAGCACCGACACCATCGAGGCCTACCGCGGTACCGATACCCGTTACTGCTTCCCGACACTCGCCGCGCTGGCCGAGGTTGCCGCGCCGCATTTCAGCATCGTCGAACAGCGTTGCGGCGAGTACGAACTGGCCGAGCGCTGTCCCACGCTCTGCTTCCGGCCGCTGCCAGAGTCCGCATGA
- a CDS encoding acetate--CoA ligase family protein yields MSLRLADAPCAMPGYAYGLRHPGLLVSVSMPAGESLQALRSLPAWLVQILGLPVEQAGGLLEENLEAGDILLQGMLALQRAAGLPLQEPGRVVAARVGHWLAVLPLLQRGEAAAAAAFGWLLRACNATLAGEDLQPLQAELPGVLGALAALLSSGSNAAHFMRTAQALGIPCRQRAGGVIQFGEGARARWLVSSFTDQTSHIAARLARHKAQASAMLAEAGIPVPRQVTVATAEAAVQAAAALGYPVVIKPEDTEGGIAVAPGLGTPEEVRAAFETASRYSRSILLESHVEGRDYRLNVFQGELVWAIERQPASVTGDGRAPVRELLQRLNADPRRGAGKGARLRRVELDEEALSLLRKAGLGPDDVPAEGRVLRLRRVANIGAGAVPVPVFDQVHPDNARLAIRAAEALGLDLAGVDLLIPDIARSWHEGGAAVCEVNGQPTLGQITSAHLYPLILGRLVRGNGRIPTALVIGAGEGSGLLAGIAARLGAAGLRVGCVGRQGVTAAGERIAAGPVGSFAGGRMLVAHRGVDAALVAVDDAGLLDTGLPFARYDLLVLAGAEIAAAEGQAATPETLLREVLRLVHPACDGEVLALAGAAQGLPPPASASSPWLAEVPDESELAARAAAALLAADHRPSAR; encoded by the coding sequence ATGAGCCTGCGCCTGGCCGACGCGCCCTGCGCGATGCCGGGCTACGCCTATGGATTGCGGCATCCCGGCCTGCTGGTCAGCGTCTCGATGCCTGCCGGGGAGTCGCTGCAGGCGCTGCGCTCCCTGCCGGCCTGGCTGGTCCAGATCCTGGGTCTGCCGGTCGAACAAGCCGGCGGCTTGCTCGAAGAAAACCTGGAGGCAGGGGACATCCTGCTGCAGGGCATGCTGGCACTGCAGCGTGCTGCGGGCCTGCCGCTGCAGGAACCGGGGCGGGTGGTCGCTGCCCGTGTGGGCCACTGGCTGGCGGTGCTGCCGCTGCTGCAGCGGGGCGAGGCCGCCGCGGCGGCGGCTTTCGGCTGGCTGCTGCGGGCCTGCAACGCAACGCTGGCCGGCGAGGACCTTCAGCCGCTGCAGGCGGAACTGCCGGGCGTGCTGGGCGCCCTGGCCGCGTTGTTGTCGTCCGGCTCCAATGCCGCGCATTTCATGCGCACGGCCCAGGCGCTGGGCATTCCCTGTCGCCAGCGTGCGGGTGGCGTGATCCAGTTCGGCGAAGGCGCGCGTGCGCGCTGGCTGGTCAGCTCCTTCACCGACCAGACCTCGCATATCGCCGCGCGGCTGGCGCGGCACAAGGCGCAGGCTTCGGCGATGCTGGCCGAGGCCGGCATCCCGGTGCCGCGCCAGGTCACAGTGGCCACGGCGGAGGCGGCTGTGCAGGCTGCCGCGGCTTTGGGCTACCCGGTGGTGATCAAGCCCGAGGACACCGAGGGCGGCATCGCCGTCGCTCCCGGCCTGGGCACGCCGGAGGAGGTGCGTGCCGCCTTCGAGACGGCCTCGCGCTACAGCCGCAGCATCCTGCTGGAAAGCCATGTCGAAGGCCGCGACTATCGCCTCAACGTGTTCCAGGGTGAGCTGGTCTGGGCCATCGAGCGTCAGCCCGCCAGCGTCACCGGCGACGGCCGCGCACCGGTGCGGGAGCTGCTGCAGCGGCTCAATGCCGATCCGCGGCGTGGAGCGGGCAAGGGAGCCAGGCTGCGTCGCGTGGAACTGGACGAGGAGGCCTTGTCCTTGCTGCGCAAGGCCGGCCTGGGGCCCGACGACGTGCCGGCCGAAGGGCGCGTCCTGCGCCTGCGGCGGGTCGCCAACATCGGTGCGGGCGCGGTCCCCGTGCCGGTGTTCGACCAGGTGCATCCGGACAACGCCCGGCTGGCGATACGCGCCGCCGAGGCCCTGGGGCTGGACCTGGCCGGCGTCGACCTGCTGATCCCCGACATCGCGCGCTCCTGGCACGAGGGCGGTGCCGCGGTCTGCGAGGTCAATGGCCAGCCGACCCTGGGGCAGATCACCAGCGCCCATCTCTATCCGCTGATCCTCGGTCGCCTGGTGCGGGGCAATGGCCGCATCCCGACCGCGCTGGTGATCGGCGCCGGTGAGGGCAGCGGCCTGCTGGCCGGTATCGCGGCGCGGCTGGGTGCTGCGGGGTTGCGCGTCGGTTGCGTGGGCCGGCAGGGCGTCACGGCAGCTGGGGAGCGCATCGCCGCCGGGCCCGTCGGCAGCTTCGCCGGCGGCCGCATGCTGGTGGCCCACCGCGGCGTCGATGCCGCCCTGGTCGCGGTGGACGATGCCGGCCTGCTCGACACGGGGCTGCCGTTTGCGCGCTACGACCTGCTGGTGCTGGCGGGCGCGGAGATCGCCGCTGCCGAAGGCCAGGCGGCTACCCCGGAAACCCTGCTGCGCGAAGTGCTCAGGCTGGTTCACCCGGCCTGCGACGGCGAGGTGCTGGCCCTCGCAGGCGCCGCACAGGGTTTGCCGCCACCTGCCAGCGCCAGCTCACCCTGGCTGGCCGAGGTGCCAGATGAAAGCGAGCTGGCGGCGCGGGCCGCCGCAGCCCTGCTGGCGGCGGATCATAGGCCTTCGGCCAGGTAA